Proteins encoded in a region of the Paenibacillus sp. E222 genome:
- a CDS encoding bifunctional UDP-sugar hydrolase/5'-nucleotidase, which produces MSTKKTQTLTILHTNDIHSHFGSMSSIAAMIGHEREQAGEFLVVDIGDHMDRMAVETEGTLGAANVDVINLTGYDAITIGNNEGLTLTPEQLAQSYSGLLCPVVCGNVVDQATGLPPVWMKSSLVLEKGPFRIGLLGATAPFTAFYELLGWDVLDPVETLREQVEALRAQVDVVVILSHLGLSTDRRLAEQIQGIDVILGGHTHHVLEEPLVIGQTVLGAAGKFGQWLGKVVLEWEYEANELTLVSSGCVPVQNMLLEESVSLAIDTHRTEAERALGQTAVITDRTLTIDYDHESPFASLLAQAVRQFTGAKLSLVNAGQLLGDLPQGNITKGMLHSLCPSPINACTICLNGVQIREALEQSLLSEFSRKPIIGFGFRGDILGTLCMDGMDVEYDPHSPPYEKIRAIYIEGEPILDEHEYVVGTLDMFTFNVGYPSLALGTDTSYRLPEFIRDLLETELKRPGALDDSLRSRWHEI; this is translated from the coding sequence ATGAGCACCAAGAAGACGCAAACATTAACGATATTACACACCAATGACATCCATAGTCATTTTGGCTCCATGAGCTCCATCGCCGCCATGATCGGACATGAGAGGGAACAGGCTGGGGAATTTCTGGTCGTGGATATCGGAGATCATATGGACCGGATGGCTGTGGAGACGGAGGGTACCCTCGGGGCAGCCAACGTGGATGTCATTAACCTGACCGGTTACGATGCGATAACGATCGGGAACAACGAAGGACTAACTTTGACACCCGAACAACTGGCGCAGTCTTACTCTGGACTTCTGTGTCCTGTTGTATGTGGAAATGTGGTAGACCAGGCTACAGGCCTGCCACCAGTCTGGATGAAATCCTCTCTCGTTTTGGAGAAGGGGCCATTTCGCATTGGTCTGCTTGGTGCTACAGCACCCTTTACCGCGTTTTATGAATTGCTGGGTTGGGATGTATTGGACCCGGTAGAGACGCTGCGTGAGCAGGTTGAAGCTCTGCGTGCTCAGGTGGATGTAGTCGTTATCTTGTCCCATCTGGGGCTTTCCACAGATCGCAGATTGGCCGAACAGATCCAGGGCATCGATGTCATTCTGGGTGGACATACACATCATGTACTGGAAGAACCCTTAGTCATTGGTCAGACGGTGCTTGGAGCGGCAGGCAAGTTTGGTCAGTGGCTTGGTAAGGTGGTACTGGAGTGGGAATATGAAGCGAACGAACTTACACTAGTGAGCAGCGGCTGTGTTCCAGTCCAGAACATGTTGCTCGAAGAGAGCGTATCGCTGGCTATAGACACACACCGGACTGAAGCTGAGCGTGCGCTTGGTCAAACAGCCGTGATTACGGACAGGACGCTGACCATTGATTACGATCATGAGTCTCCGTTTGCGTCATTGCTTGCCCAGGCTGTTCGTCAGTTCACTGGGGCAAAGTTGTCTCTTGTTAACGCCGGGCAGCTTCTTGGAGATCTTCCCCAGGGGAATATTACAAAGGGAATGTTACATTCCCTATGTCCATCTCCCATTAATGCCTGTACAATATGCTTGAATGGAGTTCAGATTCGGGAGGCTCTGGAGCAGTCCCTGTTGTCAGAGTTTTCGCGTAAACCGATTATCGGGTTTGGATTCCGCGGGGATATTTTAGGAACATTGTGCATGGATGGAATGGATGTGGAGTATGATCCCCATTCGCCTCCATACGAGAAAATCCGTGCCATATATATTGAGGGCGAGCCGATTCTTGATGAACATGAATATGTGGTAGGAACACTCGACATGTTTACGTTTAACGTAGGTTATCCGTCTCTTGCTCTTGGAACGGATACATCGTATCGACTTCCTGAATTCATACGTGACCTGCTTGAAACGGAATTAAAAAGGCCAGGGGCGCTGGACGACAGCCTGCGATCCCGTTGGCACGAAATCTAA
- the yfkAB gene encoding radical SAM/CxCxxxxC motif protein YfkAB: protein MTMLNSGSVEPMPLSPTNDPWDPIGSLRTYGRHVLTSVEMTVTHLCNMRCEHCAVGDMLTMREAPALPLPLMLKRLDEVEHLQTISLTGGEPSFSQKTVDEMIIPLLKYAKERGIRSQINSNLTLDYRRYEQLLPYLDVMHISFNYLNADDFHQVGFANSGRPVKREVAVKMYEKMIENSQKLSEAGMFISAESMINFRTHDKLEGIHQLIREMGCVRHEVHPMYNSNFASSLPVLSLDHMRTAIHRLLDVRDKDMWMLFGTLPFFACSAAEQDRELINRLYSEPKVTVRNDPDGRNRVNVNMFTGNVYVTDFADIPAFGNIRDRKLDDVFHEWSAEHPLNQTVNCHCDAASCCGPNLLVADMYYKGVDFKSRKAITR, encoded by the coding sequence ATGACCATGCTAAACTCAGGATCGGTAGAGCCGATGCCTTTATCGCCGACTAATGATCCTTGGGATCCGATCGGCTCTTTGCGTACATATGGACGCCATGTGCTGACCAGTGTAGAAATGACCGTGACTCATCTGTGCAATATGCGCTGTGAGCATTGTGCGGTAGGAGATATGTTAACGATGCGTGAAGCACCAGCGCTTCCGCTGCCTTTGATGCTTAAAAGGCTGGATGAGGTGGAGCACCTTCAGACCATCAGTCTGACGGGCGGTGAGCCGAGCTTCAGCCAGAAGACTGTGGATGAGATGATCATTCCGCTCCTCAAATATGCCAAGGAACGGGGCATTCGTTCCCAGATCAACTCGAATCTGACCCTGGATTACCGTCGCTACGAGCAGCTTCTGCCTTATCTGGACGTTATGCATATCTCATTCAATTATTTGAATGCCGATGACTTTCACCAAGTCGGGTTTGCCAACAGTGGTAGACCTGTAAAGCGGGAAGTCGCGGTGAAGATGTATGAGAAAATGATTGAAAATTCCCAAAAACTCAGTGAAGCAGGCATGTTTATCTCTGCGGAGTCCATGATTAATTTCCGTACCCATGACAAGCTTGAGGGCATTCATCAATTGATCCGTGAGATGGGCTGTGTGCGTCACGAAGTGCATCCGATGTATAATTCGAATTTTGCTTCTTCGCTGCCAGTGCTTTCCCTTGATCATATGAGAACGGCTATTCACCGTTTGTTGGATGTGCGTGACAAGGATATGTGGATGCTGTTTGGTACACTTCCGTTCTTCGCATGCAGTGCAGCAGAGCAGGATCGCGAACTGATTAACCGACTATACAGCGAGCCTAAAGTGACGGTTCGTAATGATCCCGACGGTCGTAACCGCGTCAACGTCAACATGTTCACCGGGAACGTGTATGTTACCGATTTTGCTGACATCCCGGCGTTTGGCAACATCCGTGACCGGAAGCTGGATGATGTATTCCATGAGTGGTCAGCGGAACATCCCTTGAATCAGACAGTGAACTGCCATTGTGATGCTGCTTCTTGCTGCGGTCCAAATCTGCTGGTGGCAGATATGTATTATAAAGGTGTGGATTTCAAATCGAGAAAAGCAATTACACGTTGA
- a CDS encoding HD-GYP domain-containing protein → MRLVHINLLQPGMKLGKRIYSEEGLVLLSEGVELTSRLIGRLKDLGIGYVYISDAATEDIIIPDMLQEETRRRALVEIKQQFQSMSGLKTKSRIPHFGKALSGIMNTILEDIGSQKEAMIMLMDMNASDFDLYNHSLNVCVYTLVLGVASGYTRQQLMEIGLGALLHDIGKTQIAPEILHKPAKLSDEEFKIIQQHTTYGHRILKDEPGIPLLAAHCALQHHERIDGSGYPFGLKDKEIHEYAKWLALADSYDAMTTNRVYKQALLPHQAVEVLYTGSGTLYEQRMLERFRDCVAIYPLGISVTLSTGEIGVVAEIHPRVPQRPRIRVLKDAYGQTLSAPYEIDLSTALSVMITGVEGVEDATPASARGELF, encoded by the coding sequence GTGCGTTTAGTACATATAAACCTATTGCAGCCTGGCATGAAGCTGGGGAAACGAATTTATAGTGAAGAGGGTTTGGTTCTGCTCAGTGAGGGAGTAGAGCTGACCAGTCGGTTGATTGGACGTCTGAAGGATCTGGGGATTGGATATGTGTATATATCTGATGCAGCAACAGAGGATATCATTATTCCGGATATGCTGCAGGAAGAGACCAGGCGCAGAGCGCTAGTAGAGATCAAACAGCAGTTTCAGAGTATGTCGGGTCTCAAAACCAAAAGCCGGATCCCACACTTCGGAAAAGCACTTAGCGGGATAATGAATACGATTCTGGAGGACATTGGCAGTCAGAAGGAAGCAATGATTATGCTGATGGATATGAACGCCAGTGATTTTGACCTATATAATCATTCTCTCAATGTATGTGTGTATACGCTGGTTCTTGGTGTGGCATCGGGCTATACTCGGCAGCAGTTAATGGAGATTGGACTTGGAGCTCTGTTGCATGATATCGGTAAAACGCAGATCGCTCCAGAGATTTTGCACAAGCCTGCCAAATTAAGCGATGAGGAATTTAAAATCATACAGCAGCATACTACATATGGACATCGTATTCTCAAAGACGAACCGGGTATACCGCTCCTTGCTGCCCATTGCGCATTACAGCACCATGAACGGATTGATGGCAGCGGCTATCCTTTTGGCTTGAAAGACAAAGAGATTCATGAGTATGCCAAATGGCTGGCTCTTGCCGATTCGTATGATGCGATGACAACCAATCGGGTGTATAAACAGGCCTTGCTGCCACATCAAGCTGTAGAAGTATTATACACGGGTTCAGGGACACTTTATGAACAGCGAATGCTGGAGAGGTTCCGTGACTGTGTAGCTATTTATCCTTTAGGTATTTCCGTAACGCTAAGTACGGGGGAGATCGGCGTTGTTGCAGAAATCCATCCCCGCGTTCCGCAACGACCACGCATTCGTGTGCTCAAGGATGCTTACGGCCAGACATTAAGTGCACCCTACGAGATCGATCTGTCCACAGCGTTGTCTGTTATGATTACAGGTGTTGAAGGAGTGGAAGACGCTACGCCAGCTTCAGCGCGTGGCGAATTATTTTGA